One window of the Anopheles aquasalis chromosome X, idAnoAquaMG_Q_19, whole genome shotgun sequence genome contains the following:
- the LOC126569431 gene encoding inositol hexakisphosphate and diphosphoinositol-pentakisphosphate kinase isoform X4: MEWSWLRYWWQRRIQQQQEVERMPTPPGSHNDSPEDSDAVNGDHRWPAQEEEEENAKQNGVGGVRDDIGAVGDVEQELQVLHRYWSHWTGMHGDLDITDGLDSDDSSTSGKQVVVAVCAMSKKSQSKPMKEILTRLQEFEYIRMVVIGEEIILHEPVENWPLCDCLISFHSKGFPLDKAIQYAQLRQPYVINNLHMQFDIQDRRRVYAILEQEGIEIPRYAVLDRDSPDPKQHELVESEDHVEVNGIVFNKPFVEKPVSAEDHNIYIYYPTSAGGGSQRLFRKIGSRSSVYSPESRVRKTGSFIYEDFMPTDGTDVKVYTVGPDYAHAEARKSPALDGKVERDSDGKEIRYPVILSNAEKLLSRKVCLAFKQTVCGFDLLRANGKSFVCDVNGFSFVKNSNKYYDDCAKILGNMILRELAPQLHIPWSVPFQLDDPPIVPTTFGKMMELRCVTAVIRHGDRTPKQKMKVEVRHQKFFEIFEKYDGYRYGHIKLKRPKQLQEILDIARSLLAEIQTKAADSEIEEKQSKLEQLKSVLEMYGHFSGINRKVQMKYQPKGRPRGSSSDDDAPKEPSLVLILKWGGELTPAGRIQAEELGRFFRCMYPGGQSRHPGVNEEGPGAQGLGLLRLHSTFRHDLKIYASDEGRVQMTAAAFAKGLLALEGELTPILVQMVKSANTNGLLDNDCDSSKVQNMAKARLHELMQIDREFTAEDRAAINPGNAISINLAMNFVKNPVQCCSRVHSLIRSLLAVVAVKCEDPKTRDSVLYHGETWEMMGRRWGKIEKDFCTKSKSYDISKIPDIYDCIKYDLQHNQHTLQFDQVEELYITAKYLADIVIPQEYGLTVHEKLTIGQGICTPLLKKIRADLQRNIEEAGVNRLNPLYSYGVSSPGRHVRTRLYFTSESHVHSLLTVLRHGLINQLTDEQWRRAMEYVSMVSELNYMAQIVIMLYEDPMKDVEAEDRFHVELHFSPGVNCCVQKNLPPGPGFRPHSRNDSVTSKNASGDEEPTSRIDEENDTEEEGSSLSNSASLHHTPIKLLCRGEQQDTGSSNSAIVAGSQMKERRTRKVKSSSPIPIGSCHTVSGHEAMDLAKRLSEELAAQQQQQQQQQLLLHQLQNQQQQLQQQQQQQQEMQQSSSFGMTFGGLGKQQQQHQQRSLSPDTEPRARSFEHPQAVPPHHQQRHTHHNQQHQQHHHHHHHHYHHHPHRASQHHHRPCVRALRTKSAAEHHPYHHHSQQLQEQTDGSGCRATTTTMTTTTTTMTTQPTVSTTTEATTTAVAAGTAPLAPVAPVTESTAAVAVAGGDNQDGGRTSRRNSGTTGATGIDCCCGAGTVLDDDGTTGGIATAIPSASSRGSLSYHSCCHCCCCCCYCYGCGGPFAPSSSTLAGPRTTGVTAAAATASVTVPTAVRRQRHSIAGQMSYFKMLGTFSKKMATSTNSLFSTAVISGSSSAPNLRDMVPSTASPSGFGGVPPIRPLETLHNALSLRQLDNFLERMTVGPLFKTPASSPPPKLPSGTGSVQGTASGTLGLAATTSPTNPIVATTTTNTDTVVALDEEELHGYDQSFGRAVRCSNNTPLGTTPQPASAVVSGPIGGSVAGATGIASTTPALQSWSDHSGSMTSSVSALSSGGPSSPNFSEVCSRGGCPSSDMSASITSIDGSLAAGSGTGSEQQQQQQQLVGCIFALFGHPSSAGMRHTPGSVPGVGAPEPQEDSEVLGGGSTSEIGADLTPVSVCSDWDNTADATKGSCNTTNNDLTTTEEDDEDATISTDTCLSTGTTSEQLAAMISEPVAASKDRATNEEESSKQMSAEQCSRRTRGSRIQRQISLYEQDSQAGGGTGKKLTHHWDGQQQGHREATARRMHMSFEELPPRAEAHERNLARGGGSSNISINSLQQKHLKSFGPPVGVANSASSPPPTTAQTPITPGALLIREGFIEPPRLTRVTKSFHGKTGHQMEQLQQQQQQQQQQWQWFGAEGGPNAGGSTNRLQKSPDASQYSTGGAGGGSSGSLQQQGRFTMSVVQEPVKPIGTSISESRLPPPTGGQSKQGAK; the protein is encoded by the exons ATGGAGTGGTCTTGGCTACGCTACTGGTGGCAACGGcggatacagcagcagcaggaggtcgAGCGGATGCCGACGCCACCAGGGTCGCACAATGACAGTCCCGAGGACAGCGACGCGGTGAACggtgaccaccggtggccggcacaggaagaggaggaggagaacgcgAAGCAGAACGGTGTTGGCGGTGTCCGCGACGACATTGGAGCGGTTGGAGACGTTGAACAGGAGCTGCAAGTGCTGCACCGCTACTGGAGCCATTGGACGGGCATGCAT GGTGATCTGGACATAACCGATGGGCTCGATTCGGACGATTCGTCCACCTCCGGCAAACAGGTGGTGGTTGCCGTTTGCGCGATGTCGAAGAAATCGCAGTCGAAACCGATGAAGGAGATCCTGACGCGCCTGCAGGAGTTCGAGTACatccggatggtggtgatcggcGAGGAGATCATCCTGCATGAGCCGGTGGAGAACTGGCCACTGTGTGACTGTCTCATCTCGTTCCATTCCAAGGGCTTCCCGCTCGACAAAGCCATCCAGTACGCCCAGCTGCGCCAGCCCTACGTCATCAACAACCTACACATGCAGTTCGACATTCAG GATCGTCGCCGTGTCTATGCCATTCTCGAGCAGGAAGGGATCGAGATACCGCGTTATGCGGTCCTCGATCGTGATTCGCCGGATCCGAAGC AGCACGAGCTGGTCGAATCGGAGGACCACGTGGAGGTGAACGGGATCGTGTTCAACAAACCGTTCGTGGAGAAGCCGGTATCGGCCGAGGATCACAATATCTACATCTACTATCCGACGTCGGCGGGCGGTGGTAGCCAGCGGCTGTTCCGGAAGATCGGCAGCCGGAGCAGTGTCTACTCGCCAGAGTCGCGCGTCCGAAAGACTGGCTCGTTCATCTACGAGGACTTTATGCCGACGGATGGGACGGACGTGAAGGTGTACACGGTCGGGCCGGATTATGCGCACGCGGAAGCGCGCAAAAGCCCGGCGCTCGATGGCAAGGTTGAGCGGGACAGCGACGGCAAGGAGATTCGCTACCCGGTGATCCTGAGCAACGCCGAAAAGCTACTGTCTCGCAAGGTGTGCCTGGCGTTCAAGCAGACGGTCTGCGGGTTCGATCTTCTGCGCGCCAACGGCAAGTCGTTCGTGTGTGACGTAAACGGGTTCAGCTTCGTGAAGAACTCGAACAAATACTACGACGATTGTGCAAAGATACTGGGTAATATGATATTGCGCGAGCTTGCGCCCCAGCTGCACATTCCGTGGTCGGTACCGTTCCAGCTGGACGATCCTCCGATTGTACCGACCACGTTCGGCAAGATGATGGAGCTACGCTGCGTGACCGCCGTCATACGGCACGGCGATCGGACGccgaagcagaagatgaaggtAGAGGTGCGGCATCAGAAGTTTTTCGAGATCTTCGAAAAGTACGACGGTTACCGGTACGGCCATATCAAGCTCAAGCGACCGAAGCAGCTGCAGGAGATACTGGACATTGCCCGGTCGCTGCTGGCGGAGATACAGACCAAGGCAGCTGACTcggaaatcgaagaaaaacaaagcaaactgGAGCAGCTAAAGAGTGTGCTCGAGAT GTACGGCCATTTCTCCGGCATCAATCGGAAGGTGCAAATGAAGTACCAACCGAAGGGTCGGCCGCGTGGCTCTAGCTCAGACGATG ATGCACCAAAGGAGCCCTCGTTGGTGCTGATCCTCAAATGGGGCGGCGAGCTGACACCGGCTGGACGCATACAGGCGGAGGAGCTGGGTCGCTTCTTTCGCTGCATGTACCCCGGTGGCCAAAGCCGGCATCCCGGCGTGAACGAGGAGGGCCCAGGTGCGCAAGGGCTCGGGCTGCTGCGTTTGCACTCCACCTTCCGGCATGATCTTAAGATATACGCGTCGGACGAGGGCCGTGTCCAGATGACGGCAGCGGCCTTCGCTAAGGGGTTGCTCGCGCTCGAGGGCGAGCTGACGCCCATCCTGGTACAGATGGTGAAGAGTGCCAACACCAACGGGCTGTTGGACAATGATTGCGACTCGAGCAAGGTACAGAACATGGCGAAGGCGCGCCTACACGAACTGATGCAGATCGATCGGGAATTTACGGCCGAGGACCGAGCCGCCATCAATCCCGGCAacgccatcagcatcaacctGGCGATGAACTTCGTGAAGAACCCGGTGCAGTGCTGTTCCCGCGTTCATTCGCTCATCCGCTCGCTGCTGGCAGTGGTCGCAGTGAAATGCGAGGACCCGAAGACGCGCGACTCCGTGCTGTACCATGGAGAAACGTGGGAGATGATGGGCCGCCGCTGGGGCAAAATCGAGAAGGATTTCTGCACAAAGAGTAAGAGTTACGACATCTCCAAGATACCGGATATCTACGACTGCATCAAGTACGACCTGCAGCATAACCAGCACACGCTGCAGTTTGATCAGGTGGAGGAGCTGTACATCACGGCCAAGTACCTTGCCGACATTGTCATTCCGCAGGAGTACGGGTTGACGGTGCACGAAAAGCTGACGATCGGTCAGGGTATCTGTACGCCGTTGCTGAAGAAGATACGGGCCGATCTGCAGCGTAATATTGAGGAGGCTGGTGTGAACCGGCTCAATCCGCTGTATAGCTACGGTGTGTCCAGTCCTGGTCGGCACGTACGGACCAGATTGTACTTTACGAGCGAGAGCCATGTGCACTcgctgctgacggtgctgcGGCACGGTCTGATCAATCAGCTTACTGACGAGCAGTGGCGCCGGGCGATGGAGTACGTATCGATGGTATCCGAACTGAATTACATGGCCCAGATCGTCATCATGCTGTACGAAGATCCGATGAAGGACGTGGAGGCAGAGGATCGCTTCCACGTGGAACTACACTTCAGCCCAGGCGTCAACTGCTGCGTGCAGAAGAACCTACCGCCAGGGCCTGGCTTTCGTCCGCATAGCCGCAACGATTCTGTCACCTCAAAGAACGCG AGTGGTGACGAGGAGCCAACGTCCCGCATTGATGAGGAGAATGATACGGAGGAAGAAGGCAGCTCGCTGTCGAACAGTGCCTCTTTGCATCACACCCCGATCAAGCTGTTGTGCCGCGGTGAACAGCAGGACACCGGTTCTTCTAATTCCGCGATTGTCGCTGGGTCGCAAATGAAGGAACGCCGGACGCGAAAGGTGAAATCGTCCTCACCGATTCCGATTGGCTCGTGCCATACAGTGTCCGGTCACGAAGCAATGGATCTGGCAAAACGGTTGAGTGAAGAGCTCgctgcgcagcagcagcagcagcaacagcagcagctgctgctgcatcagtTACagaatcagcaacagcaactgcagcagcagcagcaacaacagcaggagaTGCAGCAAAGCAGTTCGTTTGGGATGACGTTCGGTGGTTTgggaaagcaacaacaacaacatcagcaacgtTCACTTAGCCCAGATACCGAACCTCGGGCCCGATCGTTCGAACATCCACAAGCGGTCCCACCGCATCACCAGCAACGCCATACGCATCataaccagcagcatcagcaacaccaccatcatcatcaccaccactaccaccaccatccccaccGAGCgagtcagcatcatcatcgtccgtgTGTGAGAGCCCTTCGCACGAAAT ccgctgccgaACATCATCCTTATCATCACCATTCGCAGCAGCTCCAGGAGCAGACAG acggcagcggctgcagggcaacgacgactacgatgacgaccacgacgacgacgatgacgacccaGCCGAcggtgtcgacgacgacggaggcaACAACCACCGCAGTCGCAGCGGGGACGGCGCCGCTAGCGCCGGTAGCGCCAGTGACAGAATCGACAGCggcggtagcggtggcagGTGGTGACAATCAGGACGGGGGACGTACCAGCCGCCGGAACAGTGGAACCACCGGAGCAACCGgaatcgattgctgctgcggtgctggtACGGTGCTGGATGACGATGGAACCACCGGTGGCATAGCCACTGCCATCCCGTCGGCCTCCAGCCGTGGCTCGCTGTCATACCACTCGTgttgtcactgctgctgctgctgctgttactgctacGGCTGTGGCGGCCCCTTTGCGCCCTCGTCGTCGACCCTGGCTGGGCCAAGGACCACCGGcgtgacggcggcggcggcgacggcgtcgGTGACGGTACCGACGGCGGTTCGACGCCAGCGGCACAGCATTGCCGGCCAGATGAGCTACTTTAAAATGCTAGGTACCTTCAGCAAGAAGATggcaaccagcaccaacagcttGTTTAGTACCGCCGTCATTAGTGGCAGCTCCTCAGCGCCTAATCTGCGCGATATGGTCCCGAGCACCGCTTCGCCGTCAG GATTTGGTGGGGTTCCACCGATTCGCCCATTGGAAACGCTGCACAACGCGTTATCCCTCCGACAATTGGACAACTTCCTCGAGCGGATGACGGTGGGGCCGCTGTTCAAGACGCCCGCCtcttcgccaccaccgaagctCCCTTCGGGGACGGGGTCGGTACAGGGGACGGCCTCCGGGACGCTGGGGCTGGCAGCTACCACGTCGCCAACAAACcccatcgtcgccaccactACGaccaacaccgacaccgttGTCGCCTTGGATGAGGAAGAGCTACACGGTTATGATCAATCGTTCGGGAGAGCGGtgcgctgcagcaacaacaccccGCTGGGGACGACGCCTCAACCAGCGTCGGCAGTCGTCTCGGGACCGATTGGTGGATCAGTTGCTGGCGCTACCGGTATTGCTAGCACGACCCCTGCTCTCCAGA GCTGGAGCGATCATTCGGGCAGCATGACGAGCAGCGTCAGCGCCCTGTCCAGCGGTGGACCATCGTCGCCGAACTTCTCGGAGGTGTGCTCGCGGGGTGGTTGCCCCAGCAGTGACATGTcggccagcatcaccagcatcgatGG CAGTCTTGCGGCTGGGAGTGGCACCGGTAgcgagcaacaacagcagcagcagcagctggtgggaTGTATATTCGCCCTCTTTGGGCATCCGTCGTCGGCTGGGATGAGGCATACCCCGGGCTCGGTGCCGGGAGTCGGTGCGCCAGAACCACAGGAAGATTCGGAGGTGCTTGGTGGAGGTTCGACAAGCGAGATCGGTGCCGATCTGACACCGGTCAGCGTTTGTTCCGACTGGGACAACACGGCCGATGCAACCAAGGGCTCgtgcaacaccaccaacaatgaTCTT ACAACAaccgaggaggacgacgaggatgcGACCATCTCTACCGACACGTGTTTGAGTACGGGAACGACTAGTGAGCAGCTAGCGGCAATGATCAGCGAGCCCGTTGCAGCAAGCAAAGATCGGGCCACTAACGAAGAGGAGTCGTCCAAGCAGATGTCCGCCGAGCAGTGTTCCCGGCGAACCCGGGGCAGTCGGATCCAGCGACAGATCAGCCTGTACGAACAGGACAGCCAAGCAGGAGGGGGAACAGGGAAGAAACTGACCCATCACTgggatgggcagcagcagggccatCGGGAAGCAACCGCGCGACGTATGCACATGTCCTTCGAGGAACTGCCCCCACGGGCTGAAGCCCACGAGCGGAACCTAGCGAgaggtggcggcagcagcaacatcagcatcaactCGCTCCAACAGAAGCATCTCAAGTCATTCGGACCACCGGTGGGCGTCGCTAACAGcgcttcatcaccaccaccaacaacagcacaaacaCCGATAACACCCGGTGCGTTGCTTATCCGCGAGGGCTTCATCGAACCGCCGCGCTTGACACGCGTAACGAAGAGCTTCCACGGCAAGACGGGCCATCAGATggagcagctacagcagcagcagcagcagcagcagcaacagtggcaatGGTTCGGTGCTGAAGGTGGGCCCAATGCCGGTGGAAGCACTAACCGGCTCCAGAAGAGCCCAGATGCCAGTCAGTATAGCACTGGTGGGGCTGGTGGCGGTTCTAGCGGCAGCCTTCAGCAGCAAGGTCGGTTCACAATGTCGGTTGTGCAGGAGCCGGTAAAGCCAATCGGTACCAGTATCAGCGAAAGCCGTCTGCCCCCACCTACCGGTGGGCAATCGAAACAGGGAGCCAAATAG